GTGTAGTCTACTGTGCATGTACTATGATTTTAGTTGGTTAGgttcatgactgtgtgtgtgagaaaacagTGTTACTGGTTACATTAACAGTGACTTCATGATGTTCAGGTAAGCTACATGAGTGCAGATGGAAGACGGTTTTTGGTGCACTTACTTTACCAACATTTCTTCTAtaatctgtgtttatgtcttcTTACCGCTGACAAAGGATGTTGTTGTATGTTTACAGTCGTCTCAGTCTACAGCAGCTGAAGGAAAACCATGCAGTCAGTCAGCTCTCTTCCAGCTCGCTGAGGTGAGTTCTTCTGTTTCATTCTTGAACTCCTCGACACAGGTTCATATTTCAACCTGATCAAGATGAGCGATAGATGAGCCATATTTATGTCGAGCTTGACTTTTGAGCGATCAGCCCCCATGGTTCGAAAActgtggtacgcgagcttcctctggtggtccTTGGAGGAAAATGCTGTTCTACTCTATATACCAGGgtattagagtcaccttatctgtcactccatcttaatcaaatttcactataccagtgtctgaagtatatgtgaggaaggggaggatgatgagagagcaaatgatcttattgggaataaatctgcctcctgtgaaaagtctgcagCTGCCTATTTACACTGCTGTATTTGAACGTTTGTGATAAttttgtgttactttgagagctcaagtTTTTCTCAGGTGGTTATTTAACTTGGTATGAAAAGAAACACTGCTTTAGCCCATTCCTTACCGTAACCTAAATCATCACAGCTCACTGTTTAACTCCAGCCTTTACCCTAACCCTGATATGATTATTggattattatttctgttttgatatcattattattacttactATGCATATAATTGTCACATCAAAGTTGGAGTAGACACCTTTTTGATTAAAGTCGTCATTATCATGTTTATACGGATTATGTAAGCCTTGCTTAGAGCTCATTATTGATGATTTAGTCCAGCAGGTAtctttatgtttatattatacACTAGCTTCAAAGAAAATACATGTGTCCATACTGgcgtcttcttctctgctgtgCCTTTAGGACAGTGACCACACAGGAACTGATAGGGACACAAAAGTAGTCTGTTGGCCCTTTAACTTCATTATCCCCCAGCATACACTGTCATGCAGGGTAAATCCTTGTTGAAACAGGATATTAGGAGCCAAGATTGCTGTTAATTCAACTGATTAACTCttgagcttttttttgtgttctgtgtttggAAAGATGTGCTTAGCTTCTGAAGCTGGAAAGATGGACACAGCTGTGTCTCAACCGGAGGACAGCTCATCTGAAGCCTCTGTCCTGCAAAATGCACCGAAGCCAGAGATCAAGGAGGAGAAACCAGACCCTAGCAACTGTCCTCCCTCTTCTCACACTGCAGTCCCCTCACCCTCAATCTCCTCTGTCACTTCTACCTCCACTGATGCCATTCCCCAACAACTCAGCAGCCAAAACGCATGTGTCAAAAAGAAGGGCAAGAAAAAAGAGGCGACCAAATCACTCGATAACAGCGAGAGTCCTTGCGCAGCAAAGAAGATCTTCAAAAAGCCTAGTAACGCAGAATCAGACGTGGATAGTGTTTTTAATACGATTGAAGCTGTGGCCAAAGGGGCATGGAAGGACACGGAGGAGAAGCCCAAGAAGAAGATCCTAGGCAGTCCCAGTGGTGGAAGCGCTGGTCTTCCCAAGAAGAAGAGCAGGCCCAAAGTCAAGGCCTCtgtgaaagaaaaggaggagaagatggattCAGACAGTGGGCCGTGTGGACAGAACAGCTCTCCTGAGGtggagatgaaggaggagatgaCACACGATAGCCCCAAGACAGAAGCAGAGCAAGCAAGTATGGAAAGCACAGAGCTTCAGGGCAGCGTGGCAGAACCCCATCACTCCTCCGGCGACTCTTCACCTGCTAAGCTCCAAGAGGAAGACAAGGGAAAGGAGAGGCAGGGTGAACTGACCTTTGAGTCCAGCTTGGAGAGCCGTGGCTCCAGGAAATCAGAACGGAGCTGTAAAGGAGCCTTGTATAAAACTCTAGTTTCTGAGGGGATGCTTACATCACTGAGAGCCAACATTGACCGaggtattttaaatgtaatgtaatgtaaattaaaataaaattatgctTGTTTACAGAGTAAATGGTGACATGAGTATCTGCGTGCAGGTAAAAGAGGAGCTTTCCGTGCGTCCGACGATGCAAACTGGTGTGATGACAGCTGGGCTGTTGCACAGTTGGGACCTAATAACCCCAAGAAGCTGAAGAAGTCCAAGTCCAAAGATGAATCTACACCGGGGTGAGTTTGGGCTCCGTCTTGTTCCCGGGGATTTAGGGCAtctgtgatgttgtgtttgttgtttcttcttcttcttcttctctattCCTTAACATCGTCTTTTCACCCGAGTTCATCCATTTTCTGaatagaaaaaatagaaaaaagaaacattatcTTACCGAACATGTATTCAACACAAACCTGTCTACTGCCAAACAATAATAAGTAGACATGACTCATTTACTAATTTCAGCTCCtgtacatttaataatgtaataGCTTATTATTGATCAcctgctgtttctgttttaaCTAAGCTGTAActagttttctttttacatgtgtCTTGCCCTGAAGAGTTAGTCTGTATGCTCAGTGATATAAACTCTGAACTTCACTTGTCAGCCTCGGGAAACTGGAGGAGGAGTTTGAAAAGAAATTTAACAGCCTACCACAGTATAGCCCGATGACATTTGATAAGAAGGGCACGACTgtggcaaagaagaagaagactgacAATGCCGCTGTTCAAGAGGAATCCTCTAAAGTCGGAAAAGGTAAGAACAGCATCAGAGATGacggctgtttttttttgttttgtttttaaatatctcATTCCATTCATGGCTCACTCTGCCTCTGTTCATAAAGTCACATGTTTCTTCACCTGTGATGTTCAGGACAAGTTCTCAATCAACATTTGCATttccatgctctttttttttcttttttctttgttcctttgcTATATCAGGGCCATCTCCATCTCAGAAAAAGACTTCATTCCACAAGATTGTTaggaagcacaaacacaaaaaggagAAGCCAGGTGCAGTGGACAAAGGTGAACTAGAGTGTTGATGTTTGTGCATTACACAACAACAGggtttttgaatattttaacagCTTAATTTGCCAGTTAGCCATTTCCCCATGTCAAGGGTTAGGAATTAAGAAACAAATAAGAAGATAATGTTTAAATAACAGCTCAAATATCtacttaaatgtttaaaaatatgtttagttGAAGTTGGAATTAATTTGAACAACAAGACTGAAACATCTGTAGACTTGTATGTTTAACCTCTATTGTTTATACTATAGGATTTATTATATAcgtttcatcatttcattagAGTTAGCTAATTCTCATCCAATTTAATTCATCATGAGGACtgtaacatctgtgtgtgtagcTTTTCATGACTGCATATGTCCAAATAAGAAGATTTAACCCTTTTCTCCACAACAGCGCTGCAGAGCGACTCCACCGTGCTGGATTCAGCTTCAAAAGCCAAATCATGTGCCCCTGTTGCCACAATGTGCCCAGACGCTCAGGGCACCACTAGTATGGAGATGCTAGTTGGTAGCCAGAAGAGGAAGGCGAGGAAGACCAAGATCACACACTTGGTGCGCACAGCCGACGGCAGTGTGTCTCCAGCTGAGGGTGAGGAGTGATAACTGAGTGACTCATTGGTTAGATTTGTCTTATGGCTAAAGCCAAACTTTATTATATATCATACGCTGTTACTGGAAAGTCTTCCTCTCAgtcatttagtcatttttaaCTTCTAATCTGAAGTCTTGTCTTAAAAAGACTAAACCATAAAACTGATGGATGTAGAGATGGAAGTGGTTTGGCCTGTTTCTGTTGGTCACATCACCATTAGATGCCCAGCAGGAGGGACAACTTTATAACTGAATCCCATTTCACCCCCTGTCCCTACTACTTCATCCTACCCCTCTGTTTTGGGCCTTCATATGTACTTGTAGTGTGTCCCGATTCTTGTTGGGGCAGAGATAGTAATAAAAAGCCCTTCAAATAGAGATTTTTTAACAGAGATACCTCAAACAGAGCACTATGAGATTCAGTCATTCAtcttctattgctttatccttcacatgagggttgcaggggctgctggtgctaatcccagctgacagggtgaaaggcagggtaaaacaaccattcactctcacacaagttattttagagtgtccaatttgcccaatccccaaatctgcatgtttttggactgtgggaggaaactggagaacccggagaaaacccacgcacacacgtggagaacatgcaataATTCTGACTTGTGTAAAGCCTTCATTACTATGTTTCCCTACAGAGGATAAAATGAGGGACCTGAACCAGGAACAGGATAAGAAGCCATTACACCAACCGAATTTATGCAATGAAAAAGGGTGCTACAGTAATCCTGACCCAGAGGAGGCGGAGAGGAACACCCTATCACAGGAGCTACCTGCTTTCTTTAGCTTGGCAGCCCTTGCCGAGGTAGCAGCCATGGAAAATGTTCACAGGTGGGACACATGAGTATTATTCACTATGTTTCCAACTCATGAAATGGTTAATTGACTTACAATGAGTCACTTACAGTTTGCAAAAGTCTGATCGTATGTGCTTTAATTTAACAAACATACTCTCTCACGTGTTGTTCTGTtgcagaggacagagaggctTGGCTGAGAGTCAGAAGAAAGAGCTTACGCAGACTCCAGTCCTCATCTCCTGCGCTGACCAGTGAAGCTCCACTGCTCCTATGAGAGGCCACAACCTGGACATTGGCAGTGGAGCTTTACTTTCCTCTGTGGTAAGCCCACACTGAAGGGAGACTTGAACAGGGAGCTTTGGACAGACTCCTTCCTCCTTGTGGTGAATTTGCTTGAGCTTGGGTTCACGTGGGGGGAAAGAGAgacctccttcttcttctcctcctcctcctcttccctgcTCCTCGCTATCTCAGTGTTTTCCCTGAAGCCTATCTTTGGTTTGAGGCAGGATGGCTTTTCTGAAGTCCTCAATCCCTGTAGATGCTCCGTTAAGGCCTGTGGAAGAACCAAGCTGTCCCGTAGTGCATGGGTTCCCCTATAGCGATGGTTGTCATGGGTTTTCTTGTACACTGTTCTGTCAAATAGAGGCCATTTTAAAAGGGTCAAGTCTTGCAATTTAAATAACAGCATTTTAGTTAAGAAATTACCTGACAATGCATTTCGTTTTCTAGACGAACACAGCTTGCTGTCACCTTTTTACCTCACACACAAGCCTACTGAAGAGTTCCCTACACCTCCGGTAGAATACCTCTGTATTTGAATAGCTCTTATCCCTTCCATTTCCCCTCCAGCTTCAGCCCAAAATGACTTTTAACCAgggtaaataataatgatggatAGGCGTCCATTACCAACTACTTGCTTAGTGTTTCCCGTTGGTGCACTCGTGCAGTGTATCCAAACTACAAATCAATTATGGCTGAGTATTTGATATGTATGTTAAGATGATCCTACTGTCAAACAGTATGTGGTAGCTAGACATAATTGTGTTTGACTGAATGCTTAAGAATACACGTGTGCATACCTTTGCATCTGAACTAGAGTTCACTATGTTCCCTGTCCAGCTCCAGAAACACTAGCTTGGCTCAGAAACTGCTTCTTGTGATGGGGAGATTGTGTGAAAGTGATTCAGATTTAGCCTtaaccctccctctctctgccaccACTAAGCCCTCAACCAGCTTCTTCCTCAATATTATCACAGTCCAGAGtcgatgtcatttttttttttcaaatagtgaaaatgcagtttttttgtcaATACTTGATCTTATTGCTGTTTGCGTAGCAGTTAGAATGGTCAATTGCCTCTGTGTGCGACTTATTTCagatttttggtttttgtttgtttattacgTAAACACTGCACTAATTTGTAGCTGAAGTTTGAGTTGCTCTGGGAAGGGCGATGAAATGCCTTGTCTCCACCACTGTTCTTACTCTCAAGCCTGTCTCAGTAGTGTCTTCAGTGTCCTGGCTAAAGCCAGCCCACAAGCACAATGTTAAAGATCAGGAGTTTGTCAATGTAAATGAATTGATTGTTTTTACGTGAAGGCTTTTATTCGAATGTCTCATAAAATGAGCAATTTGTTTGAGAACGCATAAATATTATTGTTCGTTTTTGTGCATAAACAAAGTCTCGATATAATGTGCGGAAACCAGCTATGGTTCCTCCAAGAGCTAATGGAGACAAggcatttaataataatttccccTTTTGTTTCCTATTAGCCTTTTGAGATTTTATTGCCAAGTAATGGTCTACGCAGAGGTCCCTTTTAATCAATACTTGTAGTTGTTTAGCTGCATCTCtgtgttctgtatgttttggtCAGAACGATTCACAACACAGCTTTCCTCCATTTGCACATACACTTGTGTCACTGATCCAAATCACTATTTTTCGGTGTCTCTTGGTTTGGAGGTTTTCTCTTAGtcacataaatatacattattatagtGCTTTGCTTTGCGCAGTGGCACGCCATTGCTGCACAGTGCAAGCCATTGAAAATGATGACTTTCCGAGCACAGTGGTGCTATTGTCGCATTCTGAAAGGGCCATAACGCAGAGCTACAGACTGCCCAGCAATATCAGTCACCTCTGTACATCACAGTGTCCTGCTCCTCTGTGTAGACCAATACTGAACCCTGATGGCctgttacaaaaataaaaaaaaatgttcctcaGTTTATGTTAAGAGGACACAAATGTCTTCAACAGGCCACAAGGGTCAACAAGGGTGATCCCATTTTAGATTCGGTCACATTTCTAAACTTTTCtagctttttccttttcctctcgaTTGTTCCTCTGTGCATTTGTGATGCTCTTTTAACTCGCTCCTCTTTATGAACttcagagttgttgttttttttagttttttattccTGAGGTCAAGTTTACTGGGTTAAGACTGTTTgtcgaaaaaaaaacaacgatgaTAGCTCATAGGCGATTACTGCGCGCCTGACCCCCGCGAAGCAAAGCGAGACCGAACGCGGGCATGTCCACACAGTGAGCTTGTCCTTTCACCTCCGGGGGGAGAGTGCTTCACAGCGACTGCGTCACCGTTTCGCCGATTCGTGTTAGGATGAGTTAAGCGAGTGCTTCAGTACACTTAATGACAGGACCAACGGATACCAATAAAATGGGTCTTAGAGAACTCGTGCATCTTGAAAAAgagtatttttcttaaaaaccaGTGCATTGCTACGTGGCAATAGTGTTATGTTCATGTAGGCCCTTGTTTGCAAATATTGCAGCACATACAAAAAAAGCTATAGTTGCTTTCTAGATTTGTCTTTAAATTCTAAACTTAAGTGCAAGTGTTTTCCCAGTTGTTATGACAGTATGCTTTAtgataatctaataataataataaacagcatatatatatatatatatatatatatttttattcagGTGATATAGGCATAAATGAGCTTCTAACTTCCTCTCTAAGCATTTCTTTCATCAGTCAGTATAGTTGAAATCGCGGCACAACAGCTGTTGTATTTGACGGACTATTTTGTCAGTGGTTATATAAAatcttttgaattttttttgcagcagctTGGAAGCAACTGCTGACCAATGTGTCATCTTTATTGGATCAGTACCTATTTCATACTACGTCCCATTGTCTGACACAGAGGCGGAGAAATTGAGCTACATTATAGTTTTTCTCAGCTGCTTTGGTAGATTTCAATTTCATACTTCATTTTGGGAATCTGGATTAGATGAACCTCTGTACTGAACTAACGATAGTTTAGATAGTTTAGAAAGATGATAGTTTGttgaatttatgaaatttaagaacaacaaaaagaaaaccgTTGACATTTAATTGCCGTTTATAAAACGCAAAATTATGCAGAGCTAGTGCTACCATTGTTTGTGgcaaattaatgaaattaaaagtaaagtaGTTCAAACCTGCCTGGCATAAATAGCTATGTGAATCCAAAAGATGGACAGAATCTTTGGCTCAGACGTTGGATGTGATGCACAACATAttaaaagacttttatttatcgCCTcgatttctaaaaaaaatagtttaaacTTActaggagccactgcagaggggctgaagagccacatgtggctgaagagccgcaggttgcagaaccagtccatcacagggccccAGTATAATACATTCTGTAAAGTAGTTGATAATGTTGGAACAGCAGTACAGAATTTATGGCATAAAGATGGTTGAGGATTTAAATTGTGTTCTGAGAAATGTGCAAAAGCGGTTGAGAAAAACTTCTTACGTGAGCACTGAGAGTTTGGGAAGAAGCATAAAGGGCTGGAACCAGATGACACTCAGCAGAACTCAAATACGACGCCATGATGTCACGACTATGAATCGTCGTATGATGTCATCAACGGGAGTTTTCAGTCTTTTCGAGCAGGATTTATGTACTTTCTATTGAAAGTAGGTGTTTACAGCAGTCCCACAATGCTTTTTCACCCACTTCCTCAATTTGGGGTCCAGCCATTCTCTGGGTTTTGACCTAGGCCTGTTCAGACACGAGAGAACGTAACATTAAGGATGcgaacatccaaacagtaaactGAATGGGTCTTCCACTggccccaaaaaaaaaatagagatatATTTGCTTATTAGTTTATTGATGTTtgccaaagaaaatgaagaaaaaaatttACTATATTCAAATGGTGATCCTGTTAAAAACactagagagggagagaaggaacGCGAGCGTGAAACAGTTGCACTGCATTTTCTAGGTGTGTAAAAATCTTCAGGTAACAATGTCAGCACAATTCATCCTGTGTATCTAATGGGATTCTCTCGGCGGAACGAAagtgcaacacaaaaaaaaaagaaagagcaccACTCAATGCCtcttttaatatacagtatttgcacCTTATCACCCAAACCAAAATCATCATGATCTttgaaaaagataaaaatatatatagatataaatttTTACCCACTGTCTGGAAATTATGCATTTTAGctcttatatatacatatatgtatatgtatatgtgcaaGAATCCAGTTGATAATAAATCCTCACATCTACAAAACAGCCATAATTGCGTCATTATCCCCCCAAACCCCCTAACTTTTTCTATCTAGAAAAATGCTTCTATAAAGTTGAAAATTCCTATATTAGTTATCTAAATGACTATAATACCCTTTTGTGCTAGTACTGTCTTCTTGAATGTAATCATTTTGTACCTGTATTTTTCTAATTCAGTCTtgattgtactgtatgtatgctATGATGGTATACTGTTCCTTAGGTGCATAGTTACAGCCGTTGTCATGACAGGATCGGTGCTGTGCTGCAAACTCAATGGGAAACGTGTGACGAATTTTAAGTCCAAAGGACTTCCTGTACCATGTGAGCGTTCAGAAGAGATTCTGAGAGATTCTTGCTGTTCTGAGTGGTGGGACTCTAGCTTCACCCTCCCCGTTTTGctatggtgtttgttttttctttacagtaAAAAAGTCTGTCCAGGACAGTTTATGAAAACAGGGGCGCTCCTGCAGTCAGACCAAACAACTGAATGCTTGAGTCTCAACTTATTTATtactgttcctt
This genomic stretch from Solea senegalensis isolate Sse05_10M linkage group LG13, IFAPA_SoseM_1, whole genome shotgun sequence harbors:
- the LOC122779659 gene encoding HMG box transcription factor BBX isoform X2; protein product: MKGGGRGKEPPVIGEVAGKRPKRKCLQWHPLLSKKALDFSEEEEEDDEEELEKPLLCGQDQGPQMECGSTTEDMEEDSNEQRARRPMNAFLLFCKRHRSLVRQEHPRLDNRGATKILADWWAVLEPKEKQKYTDMAKEYKDAFMKANPGYKWCPTTSKPVKTPSCQPVSSPRKKVWSFSSNTSKDSTTAKKVPKTDSTPQLNFAMADPTKMGGLSMLLLAGEHALTNKEIPSSTKPSLPDTASEEKCFPGDKEEMLSGAVPNSELDVTESKVKSALSPLAESSQSTAAEGKPCSQSALFQLAEMCLASEAGKMDTAVSQPEDSSSEASVLQNAPKPEIKEEKPDPSNCPPSSHTAVPSPSISSVTSTSTDAIPQQLSSQNACVKKKGKKKEATKSLDNSESPCAAKKIFKKPSNAESDVDSVFNTIEAVAKGAWKDTEEKPKKKILGSPSGGSAGLPKKKSRPKVKASVKEKEEKMDSDSGPCGQNSSPEVEMKEEMTHDSPKTEAEQASMESTELQGSVAEPHHSSGDSSPAKLQEEDKGKERQGELTFESSLESRGSRKSERSCKGALYKTLVSEGMLTSLRANIDRGKRGAFRASDDANWCDDSWAVAQLGPNNPKKLKKSKSKDESTPGLGKLEEEFEKKFNSLPQYSPMTFDKKGTTVAKKKKTDNAAVQEESSKVGKGPSPSQKKTSFHKIVRKHKHKKEKPGAVDKALQSDSTVLDSASKAKSCAPVATMCPDAQGTTSMEMLVGSQKRKARKTKITHLVRTADGSVSPAEEDKMRDLNQEQDKKPLHQPNLCNEKGCYSNPDPEEAERNTLSQELPAFFSLAALAEVAAMENVHRGQRGLAESQKKELTQTPVLISCADQ
- the LOC122779659 gene encoding HMG box transcription factor BBX isoform X1; its protein translation is MKGGGRGKEPPVIGEVAGKRPKRKCLQWHPLLSKKALDFSEEEEEDDEEELEKQPLLCGQDQGPQMECGSTTEDMEEDSNEQRARRPMNAFLLFCKRHRSLVRQEHPRLDNRGATKILADWWAVLEPKEKQKYTDMAKEYKDAFMKANPGYKWCPTTSKPVKTPSCQPVSSPRKKVWSFSSNTSKDSTTAKKVPKTDSTPQLNFAMADPTKMGGLSMLLLAGEHALTNKEIPSSTKPSLPDTASEEKCFPGDKEEMLSGAVPNSELDVTESKVKSALSPLAESSQSTAAEGKPCSQSALFQLAEMCLASEAGKMDTAVSQPEDSSSEASVLQNAPKPEIKEEKPDPSNCPPSSHTAVPSPSISSVTSTSTDAIPQQLSSQNACVKKKGKKKEATKSLDNSESPCAAKKIFKKPSNAESDVDSVFNTIEAVAKGAWKDTEEKPKKKILGSPSGGSAGLPKKKSRPKVKASVKEKEEKMDSDSGPCGQNSSPEVEMKEEMTHDSPKTEAEQASMESTELQGSVAEPHHSSGDSSPAKLQEEDKGKERQGELTFESSLESRGSRKSERSCKGALYKTLVSEGMLTSLRANIDRGKRGAFRASDDANWCDDSWAVAQLGPNNPKKLKKSKSKDESTPGLGKLEEEFEKKFNSLPQYSPMTFDKKGTTVAKKKKTDNAAVQEESSKVGKGPSPSQKKTSFHKIVRKHKHKKEKPGAVDKALQSDSTVLDSASKAKSCAPVATMCPDAQGTTSMEMLVGSQKRKARKTKITHLVRTADGSVSPAEEDKMRDLNQEQDKKPLHQPNLCNEKGCYSNPDPEEAERNTLSQELPAFFSLAALAEVAAMENVHRGQRGLAESQKKELTQTPVLISCADQ